The genomic region TTTTTTACATTTGTACTATGAATAAAAAACGGGAACTTTATTTTTTCAAAAATTACTTTGAGGAATTTTACGAAGCCCAAGCTGATAAAGTAAAGAAGAAAATTATTTGGACTTTAAAGGTAATTGAAGAAATTGATCGAATTCCCGATATTTATTTAAAACATTTGAAAAACACGACTGGTCTCTACGAAATAAGAGTCCAGGTTGGAAATAACATTTTCAGAATTTTCTGCTTTTTCGACTTGGATAATATTGTGGTTGTTGGTAACGGAT from Zunongwangia profunda SM-A87 harbors:
- a CDS encoding type II toxin-antitoxin system RelE/ParE family toxin, producing the protein MNKKRELYFFKNYFEEFYEAQADKVKKKIIWTLKVIEEIDRIPDIYLKHLKNTTGLYEIRVQVGNNIFRIFCFFDLDNIVVVGNGFQKKTQKTPKQQIERAEQIKREYYESKK